Within Patescibacteria group bacterium, the genomic segment ACGCCTCTTGGTCCGTTTGAAACGGCTTTCGAGATAGCCACCTTCAAGACTCTTGGGGCTACCATCGTTGGCCAATCATCGGGGCAGGAAGCCCTAGCCGCTCGTATTCTTGGAATGTGTTTGGCTGTGGCCAACCCGGTTGTTAACTTTGCCGAAGGGCTCAACAACGCAGGCTGGTCTGGGGACAAAGGCATGGATTCCATGTACGAAGCCATCTCTATGCCCATGGCCCTCATGGTTTACTACACTCTTGAGCGAATCGTCAGCCAGACCCGCACCTGCGACTGCCAAACCATTGCTCACAGCCCTGATTTAGCTGGGCTGACATCGTAATTAGGATTAGGAGGAACCTGTGTCCAACATTCAAGTCCTAGCTACCGAGAGGCAAATCAGGCAAGCCGTGAGAAGGATTGCTCGAGAAGTCTCTCGGCGGTACCAGGAGGAGTCGATTCTTCTGGTTGGAGTTCTCACCGGCGCTTTCGTTTTCATGGCGGATCTGGCGAGGGAGCTCTACCGTATGGGGATGACAGATGTCGAAATCGAGTTCATCGACATATCTTCGTATAGTGGTACGGAGTCTGGGCAGATCCGTTTCGATCGTGACCTGACCGTTCCCATCAGCGGTCGGCATGTGGTGATTGTGGAGGATATCATCGATACCGGGGCAACGCTGGCGTTCCTGTTGAAGCTCCTCGAAGTCAGGGAACCAGCCAGTTTGATTGTAGTTGCCCTGTTCAACAAGGTCACCCGGCGGGTTGAAACCCTCCCGTCAGAACGGATCATAACGGGAATTGACCTGCCTAACAAGTTCGTGGTCGGCTACGGTCTTGACCGTAACGGAAAGTTTCGGCATCTCCCTTTTGTGGGGATTGTCGCAAGTTGAGGAGAGAGACCAACGACCAGTTGCTTGTGGATGCTTTCACAGACAACTGGTCGTTATTTTTTTATCAAGTTGCAAATTACCCTTGACAAGAAATTTTTTGTGAATGTATAGTTAAATCCCAGAGTGCCTAATTACAAAAAACGAAAATTAAAATCGCAAAAGTTTCTGGAGCCAAAAAGGCTCCTTTTTTTTGTCCCAAAGATATTAAAATACGGTTTTGTTTATAAAGTCTCCGCGGGTTTGCAAATTGATTTAAACACGGTTATTAAAAAGACTCCCAAAGGCTTTGTTGAACAACACTTATGCGATCACAATTGCAGTTTAGACTGCGGTAACTACCAATGCCCCGCCGCGTTTACAGAAAACAAAGGGGCAGATCCAAAAAGTTTAATGAGTTTAGAGGAAGTCCAAAAATCTCTTAAGGTTGCATTAGAAGGGCTAAAGCTGGCTAACAAACTGTTTTTGGAAAAAGAATTTAGCAAGTACTGTGCCGACTTTAAAATACCAGGACAGGTTCAAGACGAAATCAGGGAAACGCTAAAAAACGGTGGTTACGAGCTTAACCTTTTTGGAGGAAACCCCGAACTCCACCCAAACTTTTTGGAAATCGTAAAAAACGCCAAAGAAATGGGTTGGGTCGTTACGGCCACAACGACAGGTAAAAAGTTCATCTACAATGACAACTTTGTTCGAGGGTTTTTGCGGAACCCACCCGATCTTTTAGCTATGTCGGCGGACGATTACGAAGACATTAACGAGCTGAACGAACTTCTTAAGATGAATGCCGAGGATCTTAAAAAATATTGGCAGAAGGCTAATCCGCTTTACGGTCAAAGAAAAAAGGCTTTCGAATCTTTATATGTAGCTAAAATTTCTAAATCGCTCAAGAGCTTTCCTAAAATACTTTTTAATATCGTAATCCATCCCGGAAACCTGCCCCACATTTTCAAATTTATCAGCGCCTTAAGGCAACGCTTTCCCAATATCATCATAAACCCCTATCCGGCGCAATCCAGCTTTTGTTACGAAAGTCCTGTTTGGAAAACAAGGCACCTCTTACCTTTAGAAAAGGTAGTCGATTACATGATCCAAAACCAGACAAATTCCAGGGAGAAAAATTTTGTTTCCAGGCTTCATTATTGGCTTGTTTTAAAAAGCGTGTTTCTTACCAAAATGAGCAACAAAGACAGAACAAAACTTCTTAGTGGATGGGGAATCTGGAGTTGTTATAAAAATAGCGGGGCGGGGAGATACCTTCAAGCGGGATCTTCAAACATCATAAAAAAAGAAGTTTTCAGAGTGGGTGGTCATCCGGGATGTTTTTGGAATCGCCAGACTGTAACAGAAGCATCGAAACAACTCTGGACTATGGACAAAAAACAAGTGGTTCGTTATTTAATTAATTCTAAAATTACGCTCCCAAAAACCGCGCCAAAACCCTGCCCGGGGTGTATTATGCCCCGCCTGAT encodes:
- the hpt gene encoding hypoxanthine phosphoribosyltransferase, with translation MSNIQVLATERQIRQAVRRIAREVSRRYQEESILLVGVLTGAFVFMADLARELYRMGMTDVEIEFIDISSYSGTESGQIRFDRDLTVPISGRHVVIVEDIIDTGATLAFLLKLLEVREPASLIVVALFNKVTRRVETLPSERIITGIDLPNKFVVGYGLDRNGKFRHLPFVGIVAS